The proteins below are encoded in one region of Cololabis saira isolate AMF1-May2022 chromosome 21, fColSai1.1, whole genome shotgun sequence:
- the LOC133422121 gene encoding meteorin-like protein codes for MVPNVIIFLCFLALCCAADLCNWTGSGFAAGLDSRIVLQVRLRCTEGSVRWVYPGQALRVVLEPNLSSSRRRSICIQPFPSSSGASVFIERAGALQPLLGPPGPPGPLQGAGGPERQVFCFRADGPHRPALYLQANPQADKPWSRRTMGFRYELLMGNRSDAPMGHRGLHASCRPCTDGELLMAMCNSDYVVRAHIKNVTHDSKRHTSSVEVSATRVYWQRSGVFEQQADPSLPSVSWHGHIRTLLQCHVKPGDGEFLFTGSEHFGEAWLGCAPRYKDFLSVYHKARTEHRNSCDFPLD; via the exons ATGGTGCCAAATGTGATCATTTTCCTGTGTTTTCTGGCTCTTTGCTGTGCAGCTGATCTGTGTAACTGGACTGGAAG CGGTTTTGCAGCTGGCCTGGACTCCAGGATCGTTCTGCAGGTGCGGCTCCGCTGTACAGAGGGGTCCGTGAGGTGGGTGTACCCGGGCCAGGCCCTCAGGGTGGTCCTGGAGCCCAACCTGTCCTCGTCCAGACGCCGGAGCATCTGCATCCAGCCGTTcccgtcttccagcggagccaGCGTGTTCATTGAGCGGGCCGGCGCGCTGCAGCCGCTCCTGGGGCCCCCGGGGCCGCCGGGGCCGCTGCAGGGCGCCGGGGGCCCCGAGCGGCAAGTGTTCTGTTTCCGGGCGGATGGCCCGCACAGGCCCGCTCTCTACCTCCAGGCCAACCCGCAGGCTGATAAACCTTGGAGCAGGCGCACAATGGGCTTCAGATACGAGCTGCTGATGGGCAACAGGAGTGATGCGCCCATGGGCCACCGCGGGCTGCACG CTTCGTGCCGTCCCTGCACTGATGGAGAGCTGCTCATGGCCATGTGCAACAGCGACTATG TGGTTCGAGCTCATATTAAGAATGTCACCCATGACTCAAAACGTCACACGTCATCGGTGGAGGTATCAGCGACCAGGGTGTACTGGCAGCGCAGCGGTGTGTTTGAGCAACAGGCAGATCCTTCACTGCCATCCGTGTCCTGGCACGGACACATCCGCACGCTCCTGCAGTGCCACGTGAAGCCTGGGGATGGAGAGTTCCTCTTCACAGGGTCAGAGCACTTTGGAGAAGCATGGTTAGGCTGTGCTCCGCGGTACAAAGACTTCCTCTCCGTCTACCACAAGGCCCGGACGGAACATAGGAATTCCTGCGACTTCCCTCTAGACTGA